A window of the Mesorhizobium opportunistum WSM2075 genome harbors these coding sequences:
- a CDS encoding RbsD/FucU family protein — protein sequence MLKGIHPLLNADVLQALRAMGHGDDLIIADTNFPAASVAKQTVHGKLLRIDAPAAEVVKAVLSLYPLDTFVDDSAARMEIVGKPDEIPPVQTEVQKEIDKAEGKAWPMISVERYAFYERAKQAYCVIQTGERRFYGCFAFRKGVVPPDAE from the coding sequence ATGCTCAAAGGGATCCATCCGTTGCTCAATGCCGACGTGCTCCAGGCATTGCGGGCAATGGGACATGGCGATGACCTGATCATCGCCGACACCAATTTTCCTGCCGCTTCGGTGGCGAAGCAGACCGTGCATGGCAAGCTCCTGCGCATCGATGCGCCGGCCGCCGAGGTGGTCAAGGCGGTGCTGTCGCTTTACCCGCTCGATACGTTCGTCGACGACTCGGCCGCGCGCATGGAAATCGTCGGCAAGCCCGACGAGATCCCGCCGGTGCAGACGGAAGTGCAAAAGGAGATCGACAAAGCCGAGGGCAAGGCCTGGCCGATGATCTCCGTCGAGCGCTATGCCTTCTATGAGCGCGCCAAGCAGGCTTATTGCGTCATCCAGACGGGCGAGCGCCGCTTCTATGGCTGCTTTGCCTTCCGCAAGGGCGTCGTCCCGCCGGACGCGGAGTAG
- a CDS encoding SDR family NAD(P)-dependent oxidoreductase, producing MTGRLKDKVALIIGSARGIGKGIAQRFAEEGARLVLADTEAAAGQATASELGVPFIRTDISRMSDAEAAVALALKQHGRLDIIVQNAGIYPWQLIENTSADDWDRVMAVNLRGTFNASRAALVPMKAQRFGRMLYTSSITGPHVTSPGHGHYSASKAGINGFIRAAALEFSGYGITVNGVEPGNILTEAIQQHRGAAYIKNMEDSIPLGRLGSPRDVANAFLFLASDDASYITGTTIVVDGGQLLPEGNDFRLLPP from the coding sequence ATGACCGGACGACTGAAAGACAAGGTGGCGCTGATCATCGGCAGCGCGCGCGGCATCGGCAAGGGCATCGCGCAGCGTTTCGCCGAGGAAGGCGCAAGGCTGGTGCTCGCCGATACCGAGGCGGCGGCCGGCCAAGCGACCGCCAGCGAACTCGGCGTGCCCTTCATCCGCACCGATATCTCGCGGATGAGCGACGCCGAGGCCGCGGTGGCTCTGGCGCTGAAGCAGCACGGCCGCCTCGACATCATCGTGCAGAATGCCGGCATCTATCCCTGGCAATTGATCGAGAACACGAGCGCCGACGACTGGGACCGCGTCATGGCCGTCAATCTGCGCGGCACCTTCAATGCCAGCCGCGCCGCACTGGTGCCGATGAAGGCGCAGCGTTTTGGCCGCATGCTCTACACCTCCTCCATAACCGGTCCGCACGTGACCAGCCCGGGCCACGGCCACTATTCGGCCAGCAAGGCCGGAATCAACGGCTTCATCCGGGCGGCGGCGCTGGAATTCTCCGGCTATGGCATCACCGTCAACGGCGTCGAGCCCGGCAACATCCTGACCGAAGCCATCCAGCAGCATCGCGGCGCCGCCTACATCAAGAACATGGAGGATTCCATCCCGCTCGGCAGGCTCGGCAGCCCGCGCGACGTCGCCAACGCCTTCCTGTTCCTCGCCTCGGATGACGCCAGCTACATCACCGGCACGACCATCGTCGTCGATGGCGGACAATTGCTGCCCGAGGGCAATGACTTTCGGCTGCTGCCGCCGTGA
- the rbsK gene encoding ribokinase — protein MASGKPVVMKPVVILGVFVADTAYRADRQPRMGETILGNSFKLGPGGKGSNQAVAAGKLGADVTFLSRLGVDPFADMAKQTWAQAGVKSAVIDTPDSYTGAAYIFVEEGSGNNAIIVSPGAAMLISPADIEANADLIRAAGVFVTQLEQPIDAAMRALEIARGAGVTTILNPAPAAKLPDRIYTLCDYLTPNETETEELTGMKVSSVGEARAAADRLLEKGVGTVIVTLGDKGALLHAKDRSEHVPVVSAGPVVETTGAGDAFNGGFAAALSRGVEPLEAVRFACAVAGISVTRPGTAPSMPTLQEVEALLAKG, from the coding sequence ATGGCCTCGGGCAAGCCGGTCGTCATGAAGCCTGTGGTCATATTGGGGGTCTTCGTTGCCGATACCGCCTATCGCGCCGATCGCCAGCCGCGCATGGGCGAAACGATTCTCGGCAATTCGTTCAAGCTCGGACCTGGCGGCAAGGGCTCCAACCAGGCGGTCGCCGCCGGCAAGCTCGGCGCCGACGTCACGTTTCTGAGCCGCCTTGGCGTTGACCCCTTCGCCGACATGGCGAAGCAGACCTGGGCGCAGGCGGGTGTGAAAAGCGCCGTCATCGACACGCCGGACAGCTACACGGGCGCCGCCTACATCTTCGTCGAGGAGGGAAGCGGCAACAACGCCATCATCGTCAGCCCGGGCGCCGCCATGCTGATCTCGCCGGCGGATATCGAGGCCAACGCGGATCTGATCCGCGCCGCCGGCGTCTTCGTCACACAGCTCGAACAGCCGATCGATGCGGCGATGCGGGCATTGGAGATCGCGCGCGGGGCAGGGGTGACGACCATCCTCAACCCGGCTCCGGCGGCAAAGCTTCCCGATCGCATCTACACGCTCTGCGACTATCTCACGCCCAATGAAACCGAGACGGAGGAATTGACCGGCATGAAGGTCTCTTCGGTCGGCGAAGCACGGGCCGCCGCGGACAGACTGCTCGAAAAGGGCGTCGGCACGGTCATCGTCACGCTCGGCGACAAGGGCGCGCTTCTGCACGCGAAGGATCGCTCGGAGCATGTTCCCGTCGTCAGCGCGGGCCCGGTGGTTGAAACCACCGGAGCAGGGGATGCCTTCAACGGCGGCTTCGCCGCGGCCCTGTCGCGAGGCGTGGAGCCGCTGGAGGCTGTGCGCTTCGCCTGCGCCGTCGCCGGTATTTCCGTGACCCGTCCAGGCACGGCGCCATCGATGCCGACGCTGCAGGAGGTCGAGGCGCTGCTGGCGAAGGGTTGA